GGTCGAATGGATCATTCCGCCATTCGGCGCAGGGACACTCGGCGGCAGACAAGGGTGACGAACCAGACGCAATAGGTTCCTCCGGGGCGGATGACCGTCCGTGCACCGTTGCTGCCGATCGAGGAACCCATGGCGACACATACTGAACCGGTTGCGCCCGTACCCGCGGTGGAGCACCGCGGCCGAGGGAAGGTGGTCGTCTCCTGGCTGACGACCACCGATCACAAGAAAATCGGGCACCTGTATCTGATCACGTCGTTCGGGTTCTTCCTGGTCGCCGGGGCGCTGGCGATGCTCATCCGGGCCGAGCTGGCCCGGCCCGGGTTGCAGATCGTCTCCAGCGAGCAGTACAACCAGGCGTTCACCATGCACGGCACGATCATGCTGCTGCTGTTCGCGACGCCCACCTTCGCCGGCTTCGCCAACGCGATCATGCCGCTGCAGATCGGCTCACCCGACGTGGCCTTCCCGCGGCTGAACATGCTGTCGTACTGGCTGTTCCTCTTCGGCGGCCTGATCGTGCTCGCCAGCTTCCTCACCCCGCAGGGCTCCGCCGACTTCGGCTGGACCGCGTACACCCCGCTCAGCGGCGGGGAGCGCACCCCGCACGTCGGCGGGGACCTGTGGATCATGGGGCTGGCGCTGTCCGGCTTCGGCACCATCCTCGGCTCGGTCAACTTCATCACCACCATCATCTGCATGCGCGCCCCGGGCATGACCATGTTCCGGATGCCGATCTTCACCTGGAACGTGCTGCTCACCTCGGTGCTGGTGCTGCTGGCCTTCCCGGTGCTGGCCGCCGCGCTGCTGGTGCTGGAGGCGGACCGGCGCTTCGGGGCCCAGGTGTTCAACGCCGAGAACGGGGGCGCGGTCCTGTGGCAGCACCTGTTCTGGTTCTTCGGCCACCCCGAGGTGTACATCCTGGCGCTGCCGTTCTTCGGCGTGATCACCGAGATCATCCCCGTCTTCGCCCGCAAGCCGATCTTCGGATACATGGGTCTGATCGGCGCCACCGTCTCCATCGCAGGGCTGTCGGTGACGGTGTGGGCGCACCACATGTTCGCCACCGGCGCGGTACTGCTGCCGTTCTTCTCCTTCATGACGTATCTGATCGCCGTGCCGACGGGTGTGAAGTTCTTCAACTGGATCGGCACGATGTGGCGGGGCTCGCTGTCGTTCGAACCACCCATGCTCTGGGCGCTCGGCTTCCTGGTCACCTTCCTCTTCGGCGGCCTGACCGGCGTCATCCTGGGCTCTCCGCCGCTCGACTGGCACGTCACCGACAGCTACTTCGTGATCGCCCACTTCCACTACGTGCTGTTCGGCACCATCGTGTTCGCGATGTTCGGCGGATTCAGCTTCTGGTGGCCGAAGATGACCGGCACGATGCTCGACGACCGCCTGGAGAAGATCCACTTCTGGACGCTGTTCGTCGGCTTCCACACCACGTTCCTGGTGCAGCACTGGCTGGGCGCCGAGGGCATGCCCCGCCGCTACGCCGACTATCTGGCCGCCGACGGTTTCACCGCCCTCAACACCGTCTCCTCGATCGGCGCCTTCCTGCTCGGCCTGTCCACCCTGCCCTTCCTGTACAACGTGTGGCGCACCGCCCAGAAGGGCGAGAAGGTCGAAGTCGACGACCCCTGGGGCTTCGGCCGCTCCCTGGAATGGGCCACGTCCTGCCCGCCGCCCCGCCACAACTTCCTCACCCTGCCCAAGATCCGCTCCGAGTCCCCCGCCTTCGACCTGCGCCACCCGGAACTGGCGAGCCTGGACCAGGCGGAGAACACCGGGCAGCGCGATGTGCTCGACGTCGAGGGGCACAAGGGCGAACGGCGGTGAGACGCGGCAGGCACGGGACACCGGCGGGCGAGCCGCGCAACGTCCTGGCCGACGAGACCGAGGGCTATCTTCTCGCCCACTCCCATCGCCACCAGGCACAGCGCGAGGCCGAGGATCTCTGCGCGCGGATGGCGTGGCTGACCACCGCCCAGGCCGAGGAACTCACCGCCCACTACGTCCGCGGGCGCCTCGATGTCACCCGGCAGCTGATGCACGGCACCGTGCGACGAGCCGACGAGCTGCGACGGGAGTACGAGAGCCGCTACGCCGAGCTCCGGAGCGTCCTGCTGCGACGTCACGCGGCCGGTGCCTGCGTGGTCTTGGCCTGTGCCGCCGGGGTGAGCGCACTGGCCGGTGTGCTCAGCCGCTGACGGTCCGGTTCACCGGCCCTGGCCCTCCTCGCGGGGGAGCGGCCCGGCATCGGCATGGCGGCCGGGGCGGCGGTCGGCGTGGCGTTCACCGGGGCCGGGGCCGTCGCGGGCGGCCAGGGCGTCGGCCACGGCACCGGTGACGAAGCCGTAGAC
This is a stretch of genomic DNA from Streptomyces hawaiiensis. It encodes these proteins:
- the ctaD gene encoding cytochrome c oxidase subunit I, with the translated sequence MATHTEPVAPVPAVEHRGRGKVVVSWLTTTDHKKIGHLYLITSFGFFLVAGALAMLIRAELARPGLQIVSSEQYNQAFTMHGTIMLLLFATPTFAGFANAIMPLQIGSPDVAFPRLNMLSYWLFLFGGLIVLASFLTPQGSADFGWTAYTPLSGGERTPHVGGDLWIMGLALSGFGTILGSVNFITTIICMRAPGMTMFRMPIFTWNVLLTSVLVLLAFPVLAAALLVLEADRRFGAQVFNAENGGAVLWQHLFWFFGHPEVYILALPFFGVITEIIPVFARKPIFGYMGLIGATVSIAGLSVTVWAHHMFATGAVLLPFFSFMTYLIAVPTGVKFFNWIGTMWRGSLSFEPPMLWALGFLVTFLFGGLTGVILGSPPLDWHVTDSYFVIAHFHYVLFGTIVFAMFGGFSFWWPKMTGTMLDDRLEKIHFWTLFVGFHTTFLVQHWLGAEGMPRRYADYLAADGFTALNTVSSIGAFLLGLSTLPFLYNVWRTAQKGEKVEVDDPWGFGRSLEWATSCPPPRHNFLTLPKIRSESPAFDLRHPELASLDQAENTGQRDVLDVEGHKGERR